The following are encoded together in the Oncorhynchus masou masou isolate Uvic2021 chromosome 5, UVic_Omas_1.1, whole genome shotgun sequence genome:
- the LOC135533689 gene encoding ABC transporter F family member 4-like, translated as MVQADTGNRHITMKKTNKKSGKDTHAEDEISENTSINQGNSERVKKKKKMKVETLVEEEQVSSNGEWGNTEGEQVSSNGEWGNTEGDQVSSNGEWGNTEGEQVKQKGKKKKKKLLSGTDTNGEEVMTNGNDGGGCGQEKKKKQKGVNTVKTELETEHSGLKDEKGVVENGQKLKKKKLSQAEETEISVVKVEEGGVIEIKKGKKTKGKTEEEKKVKKIPKAAEPTEESQEEEEGEMKKKGKKRAVTEKGEMKEKECGEAEKEVVVKKKKGAEATAAVQEEEQNDTKKKKNKPKSSSNAADITMETERKEEGKKKKGAEATAAGQEEEQNNTKKKKNKPKSSSNAADITMETERKEEGKKKKGAEATAAGQEEEQNDTKKKKNKPKSSSNAADITMETERKEEGKKKKGAEATAAGQEEEQNNTKKKKNKPKSSSSAADITMETERKEEGKKKKGAEATAAGQEEEQNNTKRRRINPSPPAALQTSPWRWRERRRARRRRERPLH; from the coding sequence ATGGTCCAAGCTGACACAGGCAACAGGCACATTACCATGAAGAAGACGAACAAGAAGAGTGGGAAGGACACCCACGCTGAGGATGAGATCTCAGAAAACACTTCCATAAACCAGGGGAATAGCGAAAGagtgaagaagaaaaagaagatgAAAGTAGAGACTCTGGTAGAAGAAGAGCAGGTTTCATCCAATGGGGAATGGGGGAATACGGAAGGAGAGCAGGTTTCATCCAATGGGGAATGGGGGAATACGGAAGGAGATCAGGTTTCATCCAATGGGGAATGGGGGAATACGGAAGGAGAGCAGGTGAAACAGAaaggaaagaagaagaagaagaagttgtTGTCTGGGACTGACACCAACGGTGAGGAAGTCATGACTAATGGAAATGACGGAGGAGGGTGCGgccaggagaagaagaagaagcagaaagGTGTTAACACTGTTAAAACGGagctagagacagaacacagtggaTTAAAGGATGAGAAAGGAGTAGTGGAAAATGGGCAGAAGCTGAAAAAAAAGAAGCTCTCTCAGGcagaagagacagagatcagCGTTGTCAAGGTAGAGGAAGGAGGGGTGATAGAAATAAAGAAAGGCAAGAAAACGAAgggaaagacagaggaagaaaaGAAAGTGAAAAAGATCCCTAAAGCTGCTGAACCAACTGAGGAGagtcaggaggaggaagagggggagatgaagaagaAGGGTAAGAAGAGAGCAGTCACTGAGaaaggagagatgaaagagaaagagtgcggagaggcagagaaagaagtGGTAGTAAAGAAGAAGAAGGGAGCTGAGGCTACAGCAGCAGTACAGGAGGAGGAACAGAATgacaccaaaaagaagaagaataaACCCAAGTCCTCCAGCAACGCTGCAGACATCACCATGGAGacggagagaaaggaggagggcaaGAAGAAGAAGGGAGCTGAGGCTACAGCAGCAGGACAGGAGGAGGAACAGAATAacaccaaaaagaagaagaataaACCCAAGTCCTCCAGCAACGCTGCAGACATCACCATGGAGacggagagaaaggaggagggcaaGAAGAAGAAGGGAGCTGAGGCTACAGCAGCAGGACAGGAGGAGGAACAGAATgacaccaaaaagaagaagaataaACCCAAGTCCTCCAGCAACGCTGCAGACATCACCATGGAGacggagagaaaggaggagggcaaGAAGAAGAAGGGAGCTGAGGCTACAGCAGCAGGACAGGAGGAGGAACAGAATAacaccaaaaagaagaagaataaACCCAAGTCCTCCAGCAGCGCTGCAGACATCACCATGGAGacggagagaaaggaggagggcaaGAAGAAGAAGGGAGCTGAGGCTACAGCAGCAGGACAGGAGGAGGAACAGAATAACACCAAAAGAAGAAGAATAAACCCAAGTCCTCCAGCAGCGCTGCAGACATCAccatggagatggagagaaaggaggagggcaagaagaagaagagaaaggccTCTGCActaa